One window of the Primulina eburnea isolate SZY01 chromosome 18, ASM2296580v1, whole genome shotgun sequence genome contains the following:
- the LOC140819483 gene encoding protein SIEVE ELEMENT OCCLUSION B-like → MANYQVLPPVTKSRPPITETAVPQKDPVLSGGLVQNFTIDPSLKQSHEQDHGTYNPLPVPRATVSAKGGQTMLKPNRNRLSLSSDESALSQQIVATHSLACEEFDVKPVLAIVEDIFRLAKPLTTTDHSIAPIQGTQVQRHFDTKEDKAYYGSTLDDKMYHSSTLDDKAYDSAYRDLDIVKALAFPINKICSEIVCKCAAGAEAHSVTMDFLRSLSYYSWDAKVVITFAAFAINYGEFWLVLQLQTKDPLAKNIASLKDLPETMQQSPDLRKKFESVFELLSTALKVTHCLIEFKELPSQYISHESAEMAAATAHIPSAAYWIIRSLLACASLILNLIGSGHEYLTSTAESWEILNMAHKLSVMLEHLQTQLKICKDLIERKRGEDAYIAFKKLMEAVHIDNMKVFKAMFRAKEDQKPLFHGLKKINEKLDILRSKHVLLLITDLDIPHEELNILHSIYNQHPTRQEYEVLWLPIVDSSTSMATFQDTEYRNLQNLMPWHSVEHPSFIEPVAVRYIREVWNFTHRPMLVVLDPQAKLSNLDALPMMWIWGSNGFPFTKQREMTLWAESTWNLELLADAIDPRFTDWIRDNRIICLYGGEDIEWVRRFTQSTRTAAAAMRINLEMLYVGKSNPKEKVRRCHDVIAREKLSHTFPPDSYNDYIWFFWTRLMSMLNSKKRLGSSVDSDTVMQEILNMLTFDGSEVGWAVFSRGNYELMKGNGDILLTVMDNHTQWAYRVDHADKFVGVLDEETRGVRTATEHHCNRLILPGYAGYVSERIVCSECGKTMDQYVMYRCCTD, encoded by the exons ATGGCGAATTACCAAGTGTTGCCTCCGGTCACTAAGAGTCGCCCACCGATCACTGAAACGGCGGTGCCTCAAAAAGATCCAGTTTTGAGTGGTGGGTTGGTGCAGAATTTCACAATTGATCCTAGTTTGAAGCAGAGCCATGAACAGGATCATGGCACTTACAATCCTCTCCCAGTACCACGTGCAACGGTGAGTGCCAAGGGCGGCCAGACGATGTTGAAGCCAAATCGAAATCGCCTCTCTTTATCTTCAGATGAGAGTGCACTGAGCCAGCAAATTGTGGCCACTCATAGTTTGGCCTGTGAAGAGTTTGATGTGAAACCGGTTCTTGCCATAGTCGAGGATATCTTTCGTCTTGCGAAGCCCTTGACTACTACTGATCACAGTATTGCTCCA ATTCAGGGAACTCAAGTTCAACGTCATTTTGATACAAAAGAAGACAAGGCATACTACGGTTCTACGTTGGATGATAAGATGTACCACAGTTCTACGTTGGATGACAAGGCCTACGACAGTGCTTACAGGGACTTAGATATTGTAAAAGCACTTGCATTTCCCATTAACAAGATTTGCAGTGAG ATAGTTTGCAAATGTGCTGCTGGAGCAGAAGCTCATTCCGTAACAATGGACTTCCTCAGATCTCTGTCGTATTACTCGTGGGACGCCAAAGTTGTCATCACCTTTGCTGCTTTTGCCATCAACTATGGGGAGTTTTGGCTAGTCTTACAGCTTCAGACAAAAGATCCACTTGCCAAGAACATAGCAAGTCTCAAAGATTTGCCGGAGACAATGCAGCAGTCCCCTGATTTAAGAAAGAAGTTCGAGTCTGTTTTCGAGCTTTTATCCACAGCTCTGAAGGTAACACACTGTCTTATAGAGTTCAAGGAGCTTCCCTCGCAGTACATAAGCCATGAGTCAGCAGAAATGGCAGCTGCTACCGCTCATATTCCTTCAGCTGCATACTGGATCATCAGGAGTCTTCTTGCCTGTGCCTCTCTAATCCTGAACCTCATCGGCAGCGGTCACGA GTACCTTACTTCAACTGCTGAGTCCTGGGAGATATTAAACATGGCTCATAAGCTTTCAGTGATGCTGGAACACTTGCAAACGCAATTGAAGATCTGTAAGGACTTAATCG AGAGGAAGAGAGGAGAAGATGCGTACATTGCATTCAAGAAACTCATGGAGGCAGTGCATATTGATAACATGAAGGTATTCAAAGCCATGTTTCGTGCTAAAGAAGATCAGAAACCACTCTTTCATGGTCTCAAAAAGATTAAT GAGAAACTCGATATATTGAGGTCCAAGCATGTACTATTGTTGATCACTGACCTCGACATTCCTCACGAAGAGCTCAACATTCTCCATTCAATTTACAATCAACACCCAACGAGGCAAGAATACGAGGTTCTTTGGCTCCCCATAGTCGACTCTTCGACTTCAATGGCAACATTTCAAGATACGGAATACCGGAACCTACAAAACTTGATGCCTTGGCATTCAGTGGAGCACCCTTCATTCATCGAGCCGGTGGCCGTAAGATACATCCGAGAAGTCTGGAATTTCACACACAGGCCAATGCTTGTTGTCCTGGATCCACAAGCAAAACTATCTAATCTTGACGCCTTACCGATGATGTGGATTTGGGGGAGCAATGGCTTCCCTTTTACTAAGCAAAGAGAAATGACCCTATGGGCAGAAAGCACCTGGAACCTGGAATTACTTGCGGATGCCATAGATCCACGTTTTACAGATTGG ATAAGAGATAACAGGATCATATGCCTGTACGGAGGAGAGGACATCGAATGGGTCCGTAGATTCACCCAATCCACCCGAACAGCAGCAGCCGCAATGCGCATCAATCTGGAAATGCTCTACGTGGGGAAAAGCAACCCGAAAGAAAAGGTCCGCCGCTGCCACGATGTCATCGCGAGAGAGAAACTGAGCCACACGTTCCCTCCCGACAGCTACAACGACTACATATGGTTCTTCTGGACGAGACTGATGAGCATGTTGAACTCCAAGAAACGACTCGGGTCGTCTGTCGATTCCGACACCGTGATGCAGGAGATCCTGAACATGCTCACGTTCGACGGCAGCGAAGTGGGGTGGGCTGTTTTTAGCCGAGGCAATTACGAGTTGATGAAGGGAAATGGCGATATTTTGCTGACTGTTATGGACAATCACACTCAATGGGCATACAGGGTCGATCATGCTGACAAGTTTGTGGGAGTTCTCGACGAGGAAACACGAGGGGTGCGCACAGCCACAGAGCATCACTGCAATCGCCTGATTCTTCCAGGGTATGCCGGCTACGTATCTGAGCGTATCGTTTGCTCAGAATGCGGGAAGACAATGGATCAGTATGTTATGTATCGCTGCTGCACTGATTGA